The following coding sequences are from one Gossypium hirsutum isolate 1008001.06 chromosome A12, Gossypium_hirsutum_v2.1, whole genome shotgun sequence window:
- the LOC107919316 gene encoding uncharacterized protein: MKMEKYLLVLFLCVNLCFIGVNARFFKVPWSRRHKGISALGDPGMKRDGLRIAFEAWNNCNGVAHEAPDTGSPRAADCFDVSRNLTLLHRVSESDNKLGIGKKFNGLSAEALYDPNLYAIEKELYLGSLCEVSKSSKPWQFLKTSKPWQFWMVMLKSGNFDTKAGLCPENGKPKPAPINTTMNFPCFGEGCMNQPTLNHQPTQLLADGTMKGWFNGTYDLDADIGNGLANISFYEVAWEKKLGFGRWVFKHKLKTSIKYPWLMLYLRADATKGFSGGYPYETRGMLHTLPRTNFKVKFSLEIKKGGGPQSQFYLLDIGSCWKNNGKPCDGDVLTDVTRYSEMIINPDVPAWCSPTQLVNCPPYHITPNNTKILRNDTANFPYGAYHYYCAPGNAKYLEEPVSLCDPYSNPQAQEIVQLLPHPIWGEYGYPTEKGQGWIGDPRTWVLDTGGLASRLYFYQDPDTLPAKRKWTSIDVGTEIFVSDKEEEAEWSLSDFDVILL; the protein is encoded by the exons atgaaaatggagaaatatttGTTAGTTTTGTTTTTGTGTGTGAATTTGTGTTTTATTGGAGTTAATGCTAGATTTTTTAAGGTCCCATGGAGTAGACGACATAAAGGAATATCGGCCCTGGGTGATCCAGGGATGAAAAGAGATGGATTGAGAATAGCTTTTGAAGCTTGGAATAATTGTAATGGAGTTGCTCATGAAGCTCCTGACACAGGAAGTCCCAGAGCTGCTGACTGTTTTGACGTTTcaagaa ATTTAACTTTGTTACACAGAGTATCTGAGTCAGATAACAAGCTTGGCATAGGTAAAAAATTCAACGGATTGTCTGCAGAAGCATTGTATGACCCAAATCTTTATGCAATTGAGAAAGAACTATATTTAGGTTCTTTATGTGAGGTTTCAAAGAGTTCAAAACCATGGCAATTTTTGAAGACTTCAAAGCCATGGCAATTTTGGATGGTTATGTTGAAAAGTGGCAACTTTGACACAAAAGCTGGTTTGTGCCCTGAAAATGGGAAACCTAAACCAGCTCCAATTAATACTACAATGAACTTCCCTTGTTTTGGAGAAGGATGCATGAATCAGCCTACTTTGAACCATCAACCTACACAACTTTTGGCTGATGGTACAATGAAGGGATGGTTCAATGGAACTTATGATTTGGATGCTGATATTGGGAATGGACTTGCAAACATATCCTTTTATGAAGTGGCTTGGGAGAAAAAGCTTGGTTTTGGACGTTGGGTGTTTAAGCATAAGCTCAAGACTTCAATTAAATATCCATGGTTGATGCTTTACCTTAGAGCTGATGCAACCAAAGGATTCTCTGGTGGGTACCCTTATGAAACAAGAGGAATGCTCCACACT CTTCCAAGGACTAATTTTAAAGTCAAGTTCTCATTGGAAATCAAAAAAGGAGGAGGACCCCAGAGCCAATTTTACCTGCTTGACATAGGCAGTTGTTGGAAGAACAATGGTAAGCCTTGTGATGGAGATGTGTTGACAGATGTTACAAGATACAGTGAGATGATCATCAACCCTGATGTACCAGCTTGGTGTAGCCCCACACAATTGGTGAACTGCCCACCATACCATATTACTCCTAACAACACAAAGATTTTAAGGAATGACACAGCCAATTTCCCATATGGAGCTTACCACTACTATTGTGCTCCTGGCAATGCTAAATACTTGGAGGAACCTGTTAGTCTCTGCGATCCATACAGCAATCCTCAAGCACAAGAGATTGTTCAATTGTTGCCTCACCCTATATGGGGTGAATACGGATACCCAACTGAAAAGGGTCAAGGTTGGATTGGGGATCCAAGAACATGGGTGCTTGACACTGGCGGCCTAGCTAGTAGACTTTACTTCTATCAG GATCCAGATACCCTTCCCGCCAAAAGAAAATGGACGTCTATCGATGTTGGAACCGAAATTTTTGTTAGTGATAAAGAGGAAGAAGCAGAATGGTCCCTTAGCGATTTTGATGTTATCCTCCTATAA
- the LOC121211420 gene encoding uncharacterized protein — MAANSQQFRPVTEPTRRVHGLSSLSLKDKIDKPTNVVQTLLLDKTGPARLCRICAKLDHPTDSCPILQEDLTEQTNTVGNFLGPPQRCYGTNPRFNQPFQQGPPQNQQIPTPKSSLEALVERLANSTKKFQQKTDMHLQELDKQVSKLALTVSRLESQEALVKSAPQKSFAVPPPFPGRLAQCKKERDDKVILDTFQKVEINIHLLDAIKQIPRYAKFLKDLCTNKRKLLGNEKVSVGENVSVVLQQKMPPKCKDQDRSVVHPERVLEDVLVKVNELIFPADFYIIDIEDDNSTNLSEILLGRPFLSTARTRIDVWSGTLTMEFDNEMVKFNVYEDMGHPNDKSQNVPCRNVDLDVKQEELSMIQKPIREAVMKASKLELKLFPKRTRIPIENNANLNGEAQRHLNPLIIGESRKGFKDNRQRLKLFCKNIQVHEMEKLSLNEPNG; from the exons ATGGCTGCTAACTCTCAACAATTCCGACCGGTTACAGAACCCACTAGACGGGTTCATGGGTTAAGTTCTTTGTCTCTAAAAGATAAGATTGATAAGCCGACTAATGTTGTTCAAACTTTGCTTTTAGATAAAACAGGTCCAGCACGGTTATGCAGAATTTGCGCCAAGCTAGACCACCCGACGGACTCATGCCCGATTTTACAGGAGGATCTGACAGAACAAACGAATACTGTCGGGAACTTTCTAGGACCGCCCCAAAGATG TTATGGGACGAATCCTCGATTCAATCAACCGTTTCAACAAGGGCCGCCACAGAATCAACAGATACCAACCCCAAAGTCATCTTTGGAAGCCTTAGTGGAAAGGTTAGCCAACAGTActaaaaaattccaacaaaaaACTGACATGCATTTGCAGGAGTTGGATAAGCAAGTGAGCAAACTCGCGCTCACGGTTAGCCGTTTGGAATCCCAAG AGGCTCTAGTAAAGTCAGCACCACAAAAGTCATTTGCAGTACCACCTCCGTTTCCCGGAAGACTTGCCCAATGCAAGAAGGAGCGAGACGATAAGGTGATCCTCGACACCTTTCAGAAGGTGGAAATCAACATACATCTTCTCGATGCAATTAAGCAGATCCCACGATACGCAAAATTCCTAAAAGATTTATGCACAAATAAAAGGAAACTTCTGggcaatgaaaaggtaagtgtcgGAGAAAATGTCTCTGTCGTTTTGCAACAGAAAATGCCGCCCAAATGTAAGGATCAAG ATAGATCCGTAGTGCATCCGGAAAGAGTGCTGGAGGATGTTCTTGTTAAGGTAAACGAGCTAATATTTCCTGCAGACTTCTACATTATCGACATAGAGGATGACAACTCGACCAATTTGTCTGAGATACTTCTCGGAAGACCATTCTTGAGTACAGCACGAACGAGAATTGATGTTTGGAGTGGAACACTCACCATGGAATTTGACAATGAAATGGttaagtttaatgtttatgaggatATGGGACATCCTAATGATAAGTCACAAAACGTGCCTTGCAGGAATGTAGATCTCGATGTTAAGCAAGAGGAATTATCGATGATCCAAAAACCAATACGTGAAGCTGTAATGAAGGCCTCGAAATTAGAGTTGAAACTGTTTCCAAAACGTACAAGAATTCCGATAGAGAATAATGCAAACTTGAACGGAGAAGCTCAAAGACACCTTAATCCACTAATAATAGGGGAATCCAGGAAGGGCTTCAAAGATAATAGGCAAAGGTTGAAACTTTTTTGCAAGAACATCCAAGTGCACGAGATGGAAAAATTAAGTCTCAATGAGCCAAACGGATAA